A DNA window from Sphaeramia orbicularis chromosome 22, fSphaOr1.1, whole genome shotgun sequence contains the following coding sequences:
- the tpp1 gene encoding tripeptidyl-peptidase 1, with translation MNTLTTFLFSLLCSSSVWSGYLEYDQDVLLPKDWIDVGRVSPTEELELTFALKQQNIHMLEETLRLVSDPDSSRYGKHLSLDEVASLVRPSQLTQKVVHHWLQSHGITNCQTVHTQDFLQCTMTAKVAETLLPGSRFHRYIRDGQSVLRSSGPYSVHDDVHQHLDFVGGLHRLPPKGKDLSKASSERLKTGVHLGVTPTILRSRYNLSTTDVGTAQNNSQAVAQFLEQYYHPADLAEFMSLYGGGFKHRSAVDRVVGKQGGGKAGIEASLDIEYIMSTGANVSTWFFTNPGRHESQEPFLQWMVLLSNMSDLPWVHTISYGDDEDSLSVAYMMRINTEFMKAGVRGISLLFASGDSGAGCKHTGSKQNTFRPSFPASSPYVTTVGGTSFKNPFKVTYEVTDYISGGGFSNVFTMPDYQISAVNGYMKTVAASLPPQSYYNASGRAYPDMAALSDNYWVVINRVPTPWVSGTSASTPVVGGMLSLINDQRLLKGLSPLGFLNPRLYKLKGQALFDVTEGCHLACLDEQVQGKGFCAAPSWDPVTGWGTPDYPALLSALLDN, from the exons ATGAACACACT AACGACCTTCCTCTTCTCCTTGTTATGCAGCTCGTCGGTTTGGAGTGGATACCTAGAATACGACCAAGATGTTTT ATTGCCAAAGGACTGGATTGATGTAGGTCGGGTCAGTCCTACAGAGGAGCTGGAGCTGACCTTTGCACTGAAGCAGCAAAACATTCACATGCTGGAGGAAACGCTCAGGCTGGTCTCAGACCCTGACTCATCACGATATG GGAAACACCTTAGTCTGGATGAAGTCGCCAGCCTTGTGCGTCCATCCCAACTGACCCAGAAGGTGGTGCATCACTGGCTGCAGAGTCATGGGATTACAAACTGCCAAACTGTTCACACTCAGGACTTTTTACAGTGCACCATGACTGCAAA GGTTGCAGAGACACTGCTTCCTGGCAGTAGATTCCACCGTTACATCAGAGATGGTCAATCTGTGCTGAGGTCCTCGGGCCCTTACTCTGTTCATGATGATGTTCACCAGCACCTTGACTTTG TTGGAGGACTTCATCGTTTACCTCCCAAAGGAAAGGACCTGAGTAAAGCCTCATCTGAACGCCTTAAGACTGGGGTGCACCTGGGAGTGACTCCCACCATCCTAAGGTCTCGCTATAACCTGTCAACAACAGATGTGGGAACAGCGCAGAACAACAGCCAGGCTGTAGCTCAG TTTTTGGAGCAGTACTATCACCCAGCAGACCTGGCTGAGTTCATGAGCCTGTATGGCGGTGGCTTCAAGCATCGGTCTGCAGTTGACCGAGTCGTAGGCAAGCAGGGAGGCGGAAAAGCTGGCATTGAGGCCAGTCTGGATATAGAGTACATCATGAGCACAGGGGCAAACGTCTCGACTTGGTTCTTCACCAATCCAG gGCGTCATGAGTCGCAAGAGCCTTTCCTCCAGTGGATGGTTCTCCTTAGCAACATGTCTGACCTGCCTTGGGTTCATACCATCAGCTACGGTGATGATGAAGACAGCCTGTCTGTCGCCTACATGATGCGTATAAACACAGAGTTCATGAAGGCCGGGGTCAGGGGCATCTCCCTGCTCTTTGCTTCAG GTGACAGTGGTGCTGGCTGCAAACACACGGGGTCAAAACAAAACACCTTCAGGCCAAGTTTCCCTGCGTCAAG CCCGTATGTGACAACAGTAGGAGGAACCTCATTCAAGAACCCATTTAAAGTTACGTATGAAGTTACAGATTATATCAGCGGAGGAGGCTTCAGCAATGTTTTCACGATGCCTGATTATCAG aTCAGTGCAGTGAACGGGTACATGAAGACTGTAGCTGCATCCCTCCCTCCTCAGTCATACTACAACGCCAGTGGAAGGGCGTATCCAGACATGGCTGCGCTGTCAGATAACTACTGGGTGGTCATCAACAGAGTACCTACCCCCTGGGTGTCTGGGACCtcg GCGTCCACCCCAGTGGTGGGAGGGATGTTGTCTCTCATCAACGACCAGCGGCTGCTGAAGGGTCTTTCCCCCCTGGGCTTCCTCAATCCTCGCCTATACAAGCTCAAGGGACAGGCCCTATTTGAT GTGACTGAAGGCTGTCACCTGGCCTGTCTGGATGAACAGGTCCAGGGCAAAGGTTTCTGTGCTGCTCCTTCATGGGACCCTGTTACAGGTTGGGGGACACCAGACTACCCTGCACTGCTCAGCGCTCTGCTGGACAACTGA
- the mis18bp1 gene encoding mis18-binding protein 1 produces MASYYHLIHQSKKHVESPAKVFAKLKSKVQRETYESTVGGKDAQCNVREKHGSNFHTPRRRRISDEFKENQREGNIHGEVKALTLSPIRSPQKGLGFLYSEFDTRPVEELPFLSETGHTLTSRNGCTPTKRAFLESTTLSYQPSNEIRPEQPLIRHLDGFTVQTQSPENKVSSRRNVFKTDSAPHCRTLSADTGVSAVKMRLRKRKLEPRELNEVSNRAEEGKCQPKERKTTAAFIDDSTFTDDSETCPIPSEPMFAIPAQPAKPRSKVGLDRFPLMSPAKMFAYMKERESKRGQTEVPKVSNTTRKLFDDADHQCQPRDEPDSTVSQPDRTDDMHFGDACENMPSASLTKIESSDNQSDIHPPDSEPPSAVPSQPVLVEDPLVLNSPRVSIPKKPDEMVKHNKWFQHATFPTESVIYLKKWFLRKGQRGLFVDGIHGEENIPWNSNFIVERVSSSVLKTVSGRVYILVGKMNLSMKSEFPKWFLKKFARGFPPDWKTLYEMFLSKEKTKTKGESKSRPKKKTETSAINRSVQPSRQKPLKTPDSCNSSAVSNTKTSRSGRLIKPPLEYWKGGRVILDAQMNVTIHECYNTSICSPHITATVTTKSSKKPSQGILPWTESNEPCDSTGDTEPSAVLRKVKPPPRKCNQIKGNLEEKPSSPPEPSEEAVTHQNNNPKNWSDRITRSRHKSQRTFYMDSASKKQSEPEKSSKQRSKKQTPDTDRTTMKSRRWAVLTESPTGSESTSPNLSADYDSSSKGKKRGKVLYRKKGANVLKKSQPSYVSSSQSESSGNSGKEQRKKSQKRVTKNHTVPREADNKRSKHTKTSAPPQHLPKFTQSTKTQRGSKGNTNILQEEDEDKWTEDELMKLKEAVSYYPKHIGGYWARVAQMVGTRSAEECHNQQTSMGSLKTPTKKDKTKRKKAEPPKDPAAQHPIISARVGTLKRKQQVRNFLESMPKENVDDAFSSAHMQGKRFEMPSMCPSEDHDFAMSDLEPWTPMSTGIPEAKTPQCLHISPGMMGSPSRTLDDKYVYQLQKRMKKKYFNVHAPAAKSLTPTPSVKRTMKRCGNTENSFVVWEMFPDKEDALSESGEEEDFYFSNDD; encoded by the exons ATGGCGTCGTATTATCATTTAATTCATCAGtcaaaaaaacatgttgaatctCCCGCTAAAGTATTCGCGAAGCTGAAATCCAAAGTGCAGCGAGAAACGTACGAGAGTACAGTCGGAGGAAAGGATGCACAATGTAACGTTCGAGAAAAACATGGATCTAACTTTCACACGCCCCGGAGGAGAAGGATCTCCGATGAGTTTAAGGAGAATCAGAGGGAGGGAAACATTCACGGTGAAGTTAAGGCTCTAACTCTTTCCCCAATACGGAGTCCTCAAAAAGGTCTCGGATTTTTGTACTCAGAGTTTGACACAAGACCTGTTGAAGAATTACCTTTTTTATCGGAAACGGGGCACACTCTGACGTCAAGAAATGGATGCACACCGACAAAGAGAGCTTTCCTGGAGTCAACAACTCTGTCTTACCAACCATCAAATGAGATCCGCCCAGAACAGCCTCTGATCAGACATTTGGATGGGTTTACTGTACAGACGCAGTCGCCGGAAAATAAGGTCAGCAGCAGAAGGAATGTTTTCAAGACGGACTCTGCACCACACTGCCGAACTTTATCTGCGGACACCGGGGTCTCTGCAGTTAAGATGAGGCTAAGGAAGAGAAAACTGGAACCACGGGAGTTGAACGAAGTTAGCAACAGAGCAGAGGAAGGTAAATGTCAGCCAAAGGAAAGGAAAACCACCGCTGCTTTCATTGATGACAGTACCTTCACGGATGATAGTGAGACATGTCCAATCCCCAGTGAGCCAATGTTTGCAATTCCAGCCCAACCCGCCAAGCCAA GGAGCAAGGTGGGATTAGACAGATTTCCCCTGATGTCTCCAGCAAAGATGTTTGCTTATATGAAGGAAAGGGAGAGTAAAAGAGGGCAGACTGAAGTTCCCAAAGTCAGCAACACCACAAGGAAGCTGTTTGATGATGCTG ATCATCAGTGTCAGCCCAGAGATGAGCCAGACTCTACAGTATCTCAACCAGACAGAACAGACGACATGCATTTTGGAGATGCTTGTGAAAATATGCCTTCTGCCAGTCTGACCAAAATAGAGTCCTCTGACAACCAATCAGACATCCATCCTCCTGACAGTGAACCTCCGTCTGCAGTGCCATCACAGCCCGTTTTGGTTGAAGATCCGCTTGTGCTTAATTCACCTCGGGTTTCCATCCCAAAGAAACCGGATGAGATGGTCAAGCACAACAAGTGGTTTCAGCATGCAACATTCCCCACT GAGAGTGTCATTTATCTGAAGAAGTGGTTCCTGAGGAAGGGTCAGAGGGGCCTGTTTGTCGATGGCATTCATGG AGAAGAGAACATACCTTGGAATAGTAACTTCATTGTGGAGCGGGTTTCCAGTTCTGTACTGAAAACAGTCTCTGGCAGAGTTTACATCTTGGTTGGCAAAATGAACTTGAGTATGAAGTCTG AGTTTCCAAAATGGTTTTTGAAAAAGTTTGCCAGAGGTTTCCCTCCAGACTGGAAGACGCTTTATGAGATGTTTCTGTCAAAAGA GAAAACCAAGACAAAGGGTGAAAGCAAAAGCAGACCCAAGAAGAAAACCGAGACATCCGCCATCAACCGTTCTGTGCAACCATCCAGACAAAAACCCCTCAAAACCC cTGATTCCTGTAATTCCTCTGCTGTGTCTAACACAAAAACATCTCGAAGCGGTCGGTTGATCAAACCACCTCTAGAGTACTGGAAAGGAGGGAGAGTCATTTTGGACGCACAGATGAACGTTACAATTCATGAATGTTATAATACCTCCATCTGCAGCCCT caTATCACTGCAACAGTCACCACCAAGTCATCCAAGAAACCCTCCCAAGGGATCCTGCCCTGGACTGAAA GTAATGAACCATGTGATTCAACTGGTGACACTGAGCCGTCTGCAGTGCTGAGGAAGGTGAAACCCCCACCCCGCAAATGTAACCAAATCAAGGGTAATCTAGAGGAGAAgccttccagtccacctgaaCCATCTGAGGAGGCAGTGACCCATCAAAACAACAACCCTAAAAATTGGTCTGACAGAATAACAAGATCCCGTCATAAGAGTCAAAGAACATTCTATATGGACAGTGCATCAAAAAAGCAAAGTGAACCTGAGAAGTCTTCAAAACAGAGGTCCAAAAAACAAACGCCAGACACAGACAGAACCACAATGAAAAGCAGGAGATGGGCTGTGTTGACAGAATCACCCACAGGTAGTGAGAGCACATCGCCAAATCTGTCAGCGGATTATGATTCATCCTCTAAGGGAAAAAAGAGAGGAAAGGTACTATACAGAAAGAAAGGTGCAAACGTTCTTAAGAAGTCTCAGCCGAGCTACGTGTCTTCGAGTCAGTCAGAATCCTCCGGTAACAGCGGGAAGGAACAAAGGAAAAAGTCTCAAAAAAGGGTTACAAAGAATCATACTGTGCCAAGAGAGGCCGACAATAAACGGAGCAAACACACCAAAACATCAGCACCCCCGCAACATTTGCCCAAGTTCACACAATCCACCAAAACGCAACGAGGAAGCAAAGGCAACACAAATATTCTACAAGAGGAAGATGAGGACAAGTGGACTGAGGATGAGCTTATGAAGTTGAAAGA GGCTGTTTCCTACTATCCTAAGCACATTGGCGGTTACTGGGCTAGGGTGGCACAGATGGTAGGAACACGTTCTGCAGAAGAATGCCATAATCAGCAAACATCCATGGGAAGCTTGAAGACTCCTACTAAAAAAGACAAGACGAAAAGGAAAAAAGCAGAGCCACCAAAAGATCCAG CTGCACAGCATCCTATTATATCTGCTCGAGTGGGAACCTTAAAAAGAAAGCAACAAGTGCGTAACTTTCTGGAATCCATGCCCAAAGAAAACGTTGATGATGCTTTCAGTAGCGCACACATGCAGGGAAAACGGTTCGAG ATGCCATCCATGTGTCCGAGTGAAGACCATGACTTTGCAATGTCAGACTTGGAGCCCTGGACCCCCATGTCCACGGGTATCCCTGAAGCAAAGACCCCCCAGTGTCTACATATCTCCCCTGGAATGATGGGTTCTCCAAGCAG GACTCTTGATGACAAGTATGTCTATCAACTCCAgaagaggatgaaaaaaaaatattttaatgtcCACGCTCCTGCAGCAAAG AGCCTCACACCCACACCATCAGTTAAACGAACAATGAAAAGATGTGGTAACACAG AAAACAGTTTTGTTGTTTGGGAAATGTTCCCAGACAAAGAAGACGCACTGTCTGAAAGTGGAGAAGAAGAGGACTTTTACTTCTCAAATGATGACTGA
- the LOC115413745 gene encoding serine protease HTRA2, mitochondrial, with protein sequence MAATAVRRCFLTALGRHSQGHSRGLTSVADRSVRRVSSVVICNPKTENGNSSLDRRAPARDRGSDGRDSSSSLLKSVSVGLGLCGAVLVDTQRDDKEDRKRFIERILPSAHCASPFKPDSPRYKYNFIADVVEKSTPAVVYIEIVGRQPFSGREVAVSNGSGFIISSDGLIVTNAHVVANKRGVRVKLTNGETYQATVQDVDPVADIATIKISAKNPLPTLTLGRSSDVRQGEFVVAMGSPFALRNTITSGIVSSAQRGSKELGLSNSNMDYIQTDAAIDFGNSGGPLINLDGEVIGINTMKVTAGISFAIPADRLRLFLDQAAKRKSSWLGGSENKRRYIGVMMLTLTQSIIAELKMRDPMFPDVSHGILIHRVILGSPANRAGMLPGDVVLEINGTKVYTSEEIYKAVRSSDKITMVVQRGNELLQLNMTPEYTE encoded by the exons ATGGCAGCAACTGCTGTCAGGAGGTGTTTTCTCACAGCTTTGGGCAGACACTCTCAGGGACACAGCCGGGGGCTTACCTCTGTGGCGGACAGGTCAGTGAGGCGGGTGTCCTCTGTGGTCATCTGTAACCCAAAGACAGAAAACGGAAACAGCAGCCTGGACAGGAGAGCTCCTGCCCGGGACAGAGGCAGTGATGGACGGGACAGCAGCAGCTCTCTGCTGAAGTCAGTGTCCGTGGGTTTGGGACTGTGTGGTGCGGTGCTTGTGGACACTCAAAGGGACGATAAGGAGGACAGGAAACGGTTTATTGAACGTATTTTGCCTTCAGCCCACTGTGCCTCCCCCTTTAAACCCGACAGCCCTCGGTATAAATACAACTTTATTGCAGATGTTGTCGAAAAGTCCACTCCAGCTGTGGTGTACATTGAAATCGTGGGCAG GCAGCCATTTTCAGGAAGAGAAGTGGCAGTTTCCAATGGCTCTGGTTTCATCATCAGTAGCGATGGTCTCATTGTCACAAATGCCCATGTCGTAGCCAACAAGAGAGGTGTCCGTGTTAAACTCACCAACGGAGAGACGTACCAAGCCACCGTGCAAGATGTCGATCCTGTGGCAGACATCGCCACCATCAAAATCTCTGCAAAG AATCCTTTGCCCACACTCACCCTTGGACGGTCGTCTGACGTGCGACAAGGAGAGTTCGTGGTTGCCATGGGAAGCCCGTTTGCTTTACGAAACACAATCACTTCAGGAATAGTCAGCTCGGCACAGAGAGGCAGTAAAGAGCTGGGCCTGTCAAACTCCAACATGGACTACATACAGACAGATGCAGCCATTGAT tttggaAATTCAGGCGGTCCCTTGATTAATCTG GATGGTGAAGTCATTGGTATAAACACCATGAAAGTCACTGCAGGGATCTCCTTCGCCATCCCAGCGGATCGCCTGAGACTGTTCCTTGACCAGGcagcaaaaagaaaaa GTTCCTGGTTGGGTGGGTCAGAGAATAAACGGCGATACATTGGCGTAATGATGCTGACACTGACACAGAG TATTATTGCTGAGTTGAAGATGAGAGATCCAATGTTCCCTGATGTGTCGCATGGTATCCTGATCCACAGAGTGATCCTGGGATCCCCAGCCAACAG AGCTGGGATGTTACCGGGAGACGTTGTGTTGGAGATCAACGGGACGAAGGTGTACACCTCCGAGGAGATTTACAAGGCTGTTCGCAGTAGTGACAAAATAACAATGGTAGTACAAAGAGGAAATGAGTTACTTCAACTCAATATGACTCCAGAGTACACTGAGTGA
- the yy1a gene encoding transcriptional repressor protein YY1a, translating into MASGDTLYIETDGSEMPAEIVELHEIEVETIETTVVGDDGEHQPMIALQPLDTDDPHSIHPHQEVILVQTREEVVGEDDSELHTDDGFEDQILIPVPAVEEDYIEQTLVTVAGKSSSTGRMKKAGSGKKAGKKSYLGGGEMGRKWEQKQVQIKTLEGEFSVTMWASDDKKDIDHEEQITGENSPPDYSEYMTGKKLPPGGIPGIDLSDPKQLAEFARMKPRKVKEDDAPRTIACPHKGCTKMFRDNSAMRKHLHTHGPRVHVCAECGKAFVESSKLKRHQLVHTGEKPFQCTFEGCGKRFSLDFNLRTHVRIHTGDRPYVCPFDGCNKKFAQSTNLKSHILTHAKAKNNQ; encoded by the exons ATGGCATCGGGGGATACCCTGTACATAGAAACGGACGGGTCAGAAATGCCAGCCGAAATAGTGGAACTTCATGAAATAGAAGTAGAGACAATCGAGACAACAGTTGTAGGAGACGACGGTGAACACCAGCCTATGATCGCCTTACAGCCCCTGGACACGGACGATCCACACTCGATTCATCCGCATCAAGAGGTGATTTTGGTGCAGACCAGGGAAGAAGTGGTGGGCGAGGATGACTCTGAACTGCACACGGATGATGGTTTCGAGGACCAGATCCTTATCCCGGTGCCTGCAGTGGAGGAGGACTATATCGAACAGACTCTGGTTACTGTCGCGGGGAAAAGCTCGTCAACAGGCCGGATGAAGAAGGCTGGAAGCGGGAAGAAAGCGGGCAAAAAGAGCTACCTAGGCGGGGGAGAGATGGGCAGAAAGTGGGAACAGAAGCAGGTCCAGATAAAGACTTTGGAGGGGGAGTTTTCAGTGACTATGTGGGCATCAG ATGACAAAAAGGACATAGACCACGAGGAGCAAATCACAGGTGAAAACTCTCCTCCAGATTATTCAGAATACATGACAGGGAAGAAGCTTCCACCCGGAGGCATCCCAGGCATTGACCTGTCAGACCCAAAGCAGCTGGCGGAGTTTGCACG AATGAAGCCAAGGAAAGTAAAGGAAGATGATGCACCCAGGACGATAGCATGTCCACACAAA GGATGCACTAAGATGTTCAGAGACAACTCGGCGATGAGAAAGCACTTGCATACACACGGACCTCGTGTGCATGTCTGTGCAGAATGTGGAAAAGCATTTGTGGAAAGTTCAAAGCTGAAGAGGCATCAGCTTGTACACACAGGAGAGAAACCCTTCCAG TGCACATTCGAGGGTTGTGGCAAGCGGTTCTCGCTGGACTTTAACTTGCGTACACATGtacgcattcacactggagacCGCCCATATGTCTGCCCTTTTGATGGCTGCAACAAGAAATTTGCCCAGTCAACCAACCTGAAGTCTCACATCCTCACACACGCCAAAGCTAAAAACAACCAGTGA